GCTGCGAGCGCCTGAGTGAGCACGGCTGAGCCGCGCGTCGTCATCGTCACGGGCGGCAGCCGGGGTCTCGGCGCCGGGATCGTCCGCTCGTACCTCGAGTCCGGGGACCTGGTCGCCACCTGCGCCCGCTCGATCACGCCCGAGGTCGAGGGCTGGATGAGCGACCCGGCCACCAAGGACCGGTTCCTGTGGATGCCGGCCGACCTGGCCAAGGCCGAGGACGCGAACGCCTTCGTCAAGGCGGTCGTCGCGCAGTGGAAGCAGATCGACGTCCTCATCAACAACGCCGGTGTCGCTCGCGACGGGATCCACTCGATGTTCTCCGACGACGACATCGACACCGTTGTCGACCTGAACATCAAGGGCACGCTGTACGTGTCCCGTGCCGTCGCCAAGCGCATGCTCGCCCGCCGCAGCGGCAGCATCGTGAACATCTCCTCCATCGTCGGGTTGTCCGGCTACCGCGGGTTGGCGACGTACAGCGCGACCAAGGCGGCTCTCGACGGTCTGACCCGGGCACTGTCCCGCGAGCTCGGCTCGCGCGGCATCGTCGTCAACGGCATCGCGCCGGGCTACCTGAAGACCGAGATGAGCCACGGTCTCGACGCCGACCAGCTCAACCAGATCGTCCGCCGCACGCCGGCCGGTCGTCTGGGAGACCCGGAGGACATCGCTCGGGTCTGCCAGTTCCTCACCGCGCCTGGCAACGGGTACCTGACCGGACAGGTGATCGTGGTCGACGGCGGACTGACCTCCTGATGTCGCTCAAGGGCAAGGTGCTCAACTCCGCCCTGATGGCGGCGTACAAGCGTGGCTTCGAGATCCGCCGGCACCCGGCGGCGCGTCGGCACAAGCTGATCACCGCGCGCGGGGTCGACCTGGTGCTCGACGTGGGTGGCGCGGACGGCGGCTTCGGACGGGCATTGCGCCAGTTCGGGTACGCCGGCCGGATCGTCTCCTTCGAGCCGCTCGCGCACTCCTACGCCGAGCTGTCCGAGGCGATCGCGGGCGATCCGCGCTGGACCGCCCGCAACCACGCGCTCGGCGACGTCGCGGGCGAGGCCCAGATCAACGTGGCGAGCAACAGCACCAGCAGCTCGTTGCTGCCGATGCAGGACTCCCACCGCGAGGCCGAGCCCAACGTCGACATCGTGCGCACCGAGACGATCCGGGTCGAGCGGCTCGACGACGTCGCGCCGGAGTTCCTCGGCACCGACGACACCGTGTACCTCAAGGTCGATACCCAGGGCTTCGAGCGCCAGGTGCTCGCCGGTGGACCGGACGTCCTCGCTCGCAGCGTCGGGCTCCAGCTCGAGCTCTCCTTCGTCTCCCTCTACGAAGGGGGCATGCTGGCGAACGAGGCGATCTCGCTGGCCTACGACGCCGGCTTCCACCTCGAGGTCATCGAGCAGGGATGGGCCTCGGCCACCGGGCAGATGCTGCAGGCGGACGGGATCTTCTTCCGCTCCTGAGGAGGGCCGACAAGTTCTCCTGGATGAAACATCCCGGACGCCGTGATCCGGTATCGTCCGTGTCGCGGGGGGACTCGGAAGAATGCCCCTCGTTGATTTCCGGCACGGGGGTGCAAGGAGCTTCACCAGCATGACTTCCTCCTCTCCTGCTCCGGCGTTGAAGCAGCGCGTCGCGCGCGTCGTACCGGCGAGCATCGTCGGCCTGCTCGACGGTTTCCTCTTCGGCATCCGAAAGCGCCGGATCCGCGCCGCGCAGTGGTTCTTCGGGCTGTTCGGCTACAACATCGTGAAGAAGGCCGACTACTACTCGGTGCTGCCGGTGCTCTCCGAGATCGAGGCCACCCGCGAGCGCTGGGAGAAGCCGAGCGCGCTGACCGGCGTCGAGATCAACGTCGCGGTCCTGGAGAAGAACCTGGCCACCCTCGCCGACAGCTGGGAAGACGAGTTCGTCAGCGTCACCGGCGACTACCTCGCCAACACCCGCAAGGGGTTCGGTCCGGGATACCCGCAGTTCGATGCGCGCACGCTCTACTACACGCTGCGGGAGAACAAGCCGAAGCGCTACCTCGAGATCGGCTCCGGTCTCTCGACGTACTACACCAGCCTGGCTGCGGAGAAGAACGCCGCCGAGGGCTCGCCGCTGAAGATCACCTGCATCGAGCCGTACCCGTTCGACGCGCTGCGGACGATCGAGGGCTTCGAGCTCGTCGAGGGCTTCGTGCAGGACGTGCCGCTGGAGCGCTTCGAGGAGCTCGAGGCGGGGGACGTGCTGTTCATCGACTCCTCGCACGCGCTGAAGATCGACAGCGACGTCGCGTTCCTCTTCATGGAGGCGCTGCCGCGGGTGAAGCCGGGCGTGATCGTGCACATCCACGACATCCACTTCCCCTACAACCACCCCTACCCGGCCGACTACTGGCTCTTCGGCGAGCGGTGGCCGGTGTACTGGCAGGAGGTCATGCTCGTCCAGGCCTTCCTGGCCTTCAACGAGTCCTTCGAGGTGCAGCTCTCCACGCCGCTGCTGCGCCACCACAACGAGGACTTCCTCATCGAGCGCTTCGCCGACTACACGCCGGTCGCCCAGGATCTGAACCCGCCGTCCTCGCTCTGGCTGCAGCGCACCAAGTAGATCGACCCCGCGGACCCCGGTGGCCCTCGGGCGGGCCGGGGTCCCGTGCTTCTCGGGACGTGCTCCGGCGCCGGGAGGCATGCGAATGTCGCCGGTGTGCCCACCGGGAGCACCACCAGCACCACTCGTGACATTTGCAGGCGCCCAGGCGTTCCCGGGCCGGTACGCCGTCCCGGCCCGCCTCAGTCGGTGGGCTGCAGCCGCGGGTACTGCTTGGCCCAGGCCCGGATCTCGTCGGCGATCTCCTCGCCGATGGCCTGGTGCACGGGGCCGGTGTAGTGGAAGCCGTCGGCGTTGGGCTCGATGCCGGGAGTCGCCCGCTCGGCGATCTCCGGGATCGGGACCAGGATGATCTCGGGGTTGTCGTAATCGGCGACCAGACGGTGCAGCATCGCGTTCATCTTCACGGTGCGGGCGCTCATGCCGGGGAACCAGTCCTGGCCGCGCTTGCCGGTGGGCAGGAACTCGAACAGCATGATCAGCGGCTCGCCGACCTTGCGGCTCTTGTCGATGTAGCTGCGCAGCTCGGTCTCGACCTTGCGGACGCGGCCGTCGAAGAACCTCGCACCGACCCGGCGGTCGAGCGCGGCTTGCAGCTTGGCGAGCGAGACCCAGAACTTCCGCAGCAGCTGCTTGCGGTAGAACGTGCGGATCCTGCCGGGGCGGGCGCGGAAGGAGTTGGCGTGCCGCTCGAGCCAACGCGGCAGGAACAGGTGGATCACCTCGTAGTAGCCGTAGCTGAGGATGATCACGTCGGGGGACCAGGCCTTGACCTGCTGCTCCCAGGTCTTGAACGCGTGCGCGGCCGGCTCGCTGGCCACCGCGGCGGTCCAGACGTCGGCGCCGTGGCCGGAAGCGAGCAGAGACTCCTCGATCACCCGGGCGAAGATGAAGTCCTCCCGCCGCTGCGGGAACTCGGAGATGTCGTGCATCAGCGAGGCGCCCTTCACCAGGACTCGGATCGGCAACGGTCGAGCGGCGGTCATCGGGAACTCACTCCAGGGATCCGAGAGACGGGCGAGGTCCCAGATTACCGGCGTCAGGAGGCCCGGTCGGGCGGAATCGGGTCGAACCGTCGGTCGATCTCGGCGGCGATCCAGTTCCCGATGCTGCGTCGCATCCGCGGTGTGTAGTGCATCCCGTCCGGCACCGGGTCCTCCGGCGGGTTCAGCGCCGCTGCGAGCTCGCCGACCGGCACGAGGACGACCCCGGGGTCGTCGAGCGTCTCGAGCATCTCGACCAGCGCCTTGTTCATCGTGTCGATGCGTGACTGCATCCCGGGGAACCAGCCGCCGGCGCGTCCGCCTGGTCCGAGGAGGGACAGCACGAAGACCAGCGGGCTGCCTGCGGCGCGGCTCCTGGTACGCCGGATCAGCAGGCTGTAGTTCTTGGCGATCCGCTGCGCGCGCCACCGGAAGACGCGGTCCGCCAGGTGGCCGTCGACGACGCGCTGCATCTGCGCCAGCACCTTCCACAGCGGTCGGACCAGGTATCCGCGGAACCGCGTGCGCACCGGCCCGGTCCGGCCGTTGTAGGTGTTCACGTAGCGCTCGAGCCAGTGCGGCAGCAGCGAGTGGATGCACTCGTAGTACGCGTAGCCGTAGACCACGACGTCCGGGCAGCCGGCCATCACCTGCGCCTCCCAGGTGTTGAACGCCTTCCGGGTCGGTTCCCCGGCGACACCACGGTTGTCGATCTCGCACGGACGGCCGCGGTCGAGCAAGCCGTTCTGGATCCACCGCGGGAAGGTGTACTCACCGGGCGCGCCGTCGCGCTCGGGCGTCATCACGACCAGCGACGACCCCTTGACGAGCACCCGGACCGGGTACGGCAGTGGTGCAGGCATTGCTAGATCCCCCGATCTGAACGGCCCGGCGTTGTCGGGCTAGCGGTCGAGCAGGCGCTCGACTTCCTTCCGGTCGGAGTCGACCATGAGCCGGGCCAGGTCCAGCGCGGTGGTCTGGGCCTTCCAACCGAGGTCGGTGAACGCGCGCGAGGAGTCCCCGATGAGGGCATCGACCTCGGAGGGCCGCTCGAACCCGTCGTTGTACTTCACGTGGTCGCGCCACTCGAGCCCGGCGTGACTGAAGGCGGCCTCGCAGAAGTCGCGCACGGTGTACCCGATGCCGGTGGCCAGCACGTAGTCGGACGGCTCGTCGGCCTGCAGCATCCGCCACATGCCCTCGACGTACTCCGGCGCGAAACCCCAGTCGCGCACGGCGTCCAGGTTGCCGAGCTCGACGTGCTCCTGGATCCCGGCCGAGATCGCGGCGACCGCCTTGGTGATCTTGCGGGTCACGAAGTTCTCGCCCCGGCGCGGGGACTCGTGGTTGAAGAGGATTCCGGAGACCGCGAACAGGCCGTACGCCTCGCGGTAGTTCACCGTCACCCAGTGCGCCTGCAGCTTCGAAGCCCCGTACGGCGAGCGCGGGTGGAACTTGGACTCCTCGTTCTGCGGCGGCGCCGTCGAGCCGAACATCTCGGAGGTGGAGGCCTGGTAGAAGCGGCAGTCCAGTCCGGCCGCCCGGATCGCCTCGAGCAGGTTGAGGGTTCCGATGGAGTTCGTCGACGCCGTGTAGTCCGGCATCTCGAAGGACACCTTGACGTGGCTCTGCGCGCCGAGGTTGTAGACCTCGTCCGGGCGGTGGTCGCGGATCAGGTTGACCAGGCCGACACCGTCGGTCAGGTCGCCGTAGTGGAGGCGCAGCGCCGGGTTCTTGTGCAGGTGGTCGATCCGGCCGCGGTTCATCGAGGACGACCGGCGGACCAGGCCGTGGACCTCGTAGCCCTTCTCGAGGAGGAGCTCGGCGAGGTAGGAGCCGTCCTGGCCCGTGATGCCCGTGATGAGTGCGCGCTTCATGATTGGCGCAGCCTATCCGTTCTCCGACGCCCTCGGACCGGCATGCCAGGGATGGCCTACGCTCCCGGTGACGCCGGGAGGTGGCGCGCTGGTCGGTTGCCGGATTCGCCTGCGCCGTACCAGCCGGCTCAGTAAGGTTGTCGCGCCGGTCCAGTCCACTCTTCTCGGGCCGGGCACCCACATCTTTTGGTGATCTCAGGAGGATCCGCTGTGAGCAAGGTTGATGTACTGGTCGCTGGTGGTGGCGGCTTCATCGGGGGACATCTCGTTGCCGATCTGCTGAGCCAGGGCCTGACGGTCCGCTCCGTCGACGTGAAGCCGATGGAGGAGTGGTACCAGGTCCACGAGGGCGTCGAGAACGTCGTCGCCGACCTGTCCAAGCTGGACAACGCCCAGGAGGCGACCGCGGGGGCCGACGAGGTCTACCTGCTCGCGGCCGACATGGGCGGCATGGGCTTCATCGAGAACAACAAGGCCCTCTGCATGCTGACCGTGCTGACCAGCACGCACCTGCTCGAGGCTGCGCGCGACCAGAACGTCCAGCGCCTCTTCTTCTCCTCCTCCGCGTGCGTGTACGCCGCCGGCAAGCAGACCGACCCCAACGTCACCGCGCTGGTCGAGGCGGACGCGTACCCGGCCATGCCGGAGGACGGCTACGGCTGGGAGAAGCTCTTCACCGAGCGGATGTGCCGCCACTTCGAGGAGGACTTCGGTCTGACCACGAGGGTGGCGCGCTACCACAACGTCTACGGCCCGAACGGCACCTGGACCGGTGGCCGCGAGAAGGCGCCTGCCGCGACCTGTCGCAAGATCGCCACCGCCGCCATCACCGGCAACCACACGATCGACATCTGGGGCGACGGCGAGCAGACGCGCTCGTTCATGTACATCGACGACTGCGTCAAGGGATCCCAGATGATCCTCAAGGGCGACAGCAACGAGCCGGTGAACCTCGGCTCGGACGAGCTCGTCACGATCAACCAGCTCGTCGACATCGTCGAGAACATCGCCGGGATCAAGTGCGAGCGGAACTACGACCTCACCGCCCCGCAGGGCGTCCGGGGCCGTAACTCCGACAACACCCTGATCAAGGAGATCTACGACTGGGCTCCGTCGATCACCCTGGCGGACGGCCTCGCGAAGACCTACGCCTGGGTCTACGACGAGGTCAAGCGCTCGCTTGGCTGAGCACAGCTGATGCGGCTCCTCATCCACGACTTCTCAGGTCACCCGTTCCAGGTGGAGCTGAGCCGTGAGCTGGCCCGGCGCGGCCACCAGGTCACCCACTCCTACTGCCCTGCCTGGGTCTCGGGGAAGGGCCGTCTGGAGGCGGAGCCCGGCGACACCCTGGTCATCGAGCCGGTGGGTCCGAGCGAGCCGATCGCGAAGGACGCCTTCGTGAAGCGGGTCGTCACCGAGTCGCTCCTCGGCTGGCAGCTGCTCCGCCAGGTCCGTCGTACGAAGGCGGACGTGGCGATGCTGTCGAACGCGCAGATCCCCACGCTGGTGGTCTTCGCGCTCGGCATGATGCTCCTGCGCAAGCCGTGGGTGCTCTGGCACCAGGACGTGTACGCCGTCGCGATCAAGGCCTTCGCCGGCGAGAAGCTCGGGCGCGGGTTCCGCCTCGTCGCGGCGCTGTTCACCATCGCCGAGCGCTGGGTGTCGCGCCGCGCTGCTGCCGTGGTGGTCATCGCCGACTCGTTCGTCGACGTCCACCGCGAGTGGGGCACCGCGCACAAGACCACGGTGATCCCCAACTGGGCACCCCTGGACGAGATCTTCCCGGTCGACCGGCACAACGCCTGGTCGGCCGAGCAGCAACTCGACGACACCCGCACCCTGCTCTACTCGGGCACGCTCGGCCTGAAGCACAACCCCGCCCTGCTCGTCGGCGTCGCCGCGGCCGTCCGCGACGCCGGCACGCCGGTGCACCTGGTCGTGGTGAACGAGGGTCCGGCCGAGGCGGTCCTGCGCGACGAGGCCGCTCGCCTCGACGTCCCGCTCACGCTGCTGCCGTTCCAGCCCTACGAGCGGCTCTCGGAAGTGCTCGGCAGTGGCGACATCCTGGTGGTCCTGCTCGAGCAGGACGCCGGCGCGTTCTCGGTGCCGTCCAAGACGTTGTCCTACCTCTGCGCCGGCAGGCCGGTGCTGGGGTTCATGCCGGCTGAGAACTTGGCCTCGCAGCTCGTCAACGACGTCGAGGGCTGCGTACTCCCGCCGAACGAGGGTTCATTGCCCGCCGCCGCGGCCTGGGCCGCCTCGGTCCTGGCCGATGACGAGGAGCTGGCCCGGTTGGGCAAGCAGTCCCGGGCGCTGGCTGAGCGCGAGTTCGCGCTCGAGGGGTGCGGGAATCGCTTCGAGGAGATCTTGGTCCGCGTAACGTCTTGAATCGTGGACTGTCGTCTCACGATGCAAGAACTCGGTTTCCGGGGCGTTGTCCGTTCCGCCTAGGCTGATGCCATGTTCTCGACCATGCTGACGAAGCGCCGTGCAGTGGACCACTGCCGCGTGCACTCGGCACTGTGTCCGTCGTTCTGACGGGACGCCCCAGCCTCTTCAGCGGCAGTCGTAGAACAGGACTGTCCGGGCCTGACCAGCCCGCCGCGATCGTTGCGCGATCGCACGGCTCCGCGTCCCGCCGCCGACCGGCCCGTCAGTCCACGTCAGGAGAAAACCCATGAGCACCACCCCGAACGAGATCGATCCGCGTGGTCCGCGGTTCACCGCGGGTGTCACCCTCGTGCTGTTCGCGGCCGTCCTGCTGACGGCCCCGAGCACCGCAGCCGTCGTGCTGCTCGCCGTCCAGACGGCGTTCTTCGCGATCGGCGCCGGCAGGGGCGTGCAGTTCACGCCCACGGCGTACGTCTTCAAGAAGCTGATCCGTCCGCGGCTCTCGGCGCCCTCGCACCTGGAGGACGCACGGCCGCCGCGGTTCGCCCAGACCGTGGGCCTGGTGTTCACGGTGGTCGCCCTCGGCGGCTTCCTGGCTGACCTCGACACCCTCGGGTTCGTCTTCTCGGCCTTCGCCCTGGCAGCAGCGTTCCTGAACTCCGTGTTCGGGTTCTGCCTCGGGTGCGAGATGTACCTCCTGATCCAGCGCCTGAGGCAGGGCGCATCCCGCAACACCCACGCATCAACCCACGACTCCACCAATGCAGCAGCGAACAAGGAAGAAGTAACCGCATGAGCCGCGAATCCGCACTCGTCACCGCCGACTGGGTGGCCGAGAACCTCGACAACCCGTCGGTCGTCCTGATCGAGGTCGACGAGGACACCACGTCCTACGACCGCAGCCACATCCGTGGCGCGATCAAGCTCGACTGGACCACCGACCTCCAGGACCAGGTCCGTCGCGACTTCGTCTCGAAGTCCCAGTTCGAGGCGCTGCTGTCCGAGAAGGGCGTCAGCAACGACCACACCGTCGTCCTGTACGGCGGCAACAACAACTGGTTCGCCGCGTACGCGTACTGGTACTTCAAGCTCTACGGCCACGAGGACGTCAAGCTGCTCGACGGCGGCCGCAAGAAGTGGGAGCTCGACGCGCGCGAGCTGACCGACGAGCCGGTCAAGCTGGAGCCGACCACCTACACCGCGAAGGACCAGGACCTCTCGATCCGCGCCTTCCGTGACGAGGCCGTGGCCGCCATCGGCGTGCACAACCTGGTCGACGTCCGCAGCCCCGACGAGTACGCCGGTCGTCTGCTGGCTCCGGCCCACCTCCCGCAGGAGCAGTCCCAGCGGGCCGGTCACGTGCCGACCTCGATCAACGTCCCGTGGAGCAAGGCGGCCAACGACGACGGCACCTTCCGCAGCGACGCCGAGCTGAAGGAGATCTACGGCGAGGCCGGTCTCGACGACAGCAAGGACACCATCGCGCTCTGCCGCATCGGTGAGCGCTCGTCGCACACCTGGTTCGTCCTCAAGGAGCTGCTGGGCCACGAGAACGTCAAGAACTACGACGGCTCCTGGACCGAGTACGGTTCCCTGGTCGGCGTTCCGATCGCCCTCGGCGACGAGCCGGGCGAAGCCTGATGTGCGGCGCGACTGCCGGCGGTCTTTCCCTCGACGGGATCGACGTGGCCAAGGAAGCGATCATCCAGGGCCAGGTGACCCGGGGTGGCGAACCTGTCGGTAGCGCCTACGTACGTCTGCTCGACAAGACCGGGGAGTTCACCGCCGAGGTCCCGACCTCGGCGACCGGGCACTTCCGGTTCTTCGCGGGTCCGGGTGACTGGACCCTGCGGACGCTCGCACCGCAGAGCGACCCGGTCGACAACACGGTGACCGCCGCCATCGGCGTCGTCTCCGAGCTCGAGATCGCGCTCTAGCAGGACCTCGGACGCCCCGCCACCCGCTCGGGTGGCGGGGCGTCCGCGTGTCCGGACCTCGCGATCCGGTCGTTGGGCCCGCCCCGGTTGGGTAGGCTCAACGGCCATGTCGGGCATCGATGATCCGGGGACGCCACCGGAGCTTCCGGAGGAGTACGCGGACACCTACCGCGATGCCTACCGGCGTGCCCTGGAGGACACCGGCACCGGCCTGCTGGACGAGGTCGCGGAGCCGGAGGAGGTCCTCGTCCCCGGTCCGACCGGAGGGTCGAGCCTGCGGTGGATCGCCGTCGCGGCGCTCGCTGTGCTGGTCCTCGTCGCGGTCGCGTACGGGATCGGGCAGCTGCTCGGGTCGAGCGTCGACGAGACTCCTGACAGCGCGTCGACGCCGTCGGTGCAGCAGTCTGCCGACGACCCTCCGGCGGACCCCGAGCCGTCCGAGAAGTCCGACGGGAATCCGGACCAGAAGTCCCAGCCGGCGGCGTGGGACGGCGAGGTGGTCCCGGTGGCACCGGAGTCGGCAGAGGCGACCTGCACCTCGGACCCCGGCGTCGACTCGTCCAACGACCCGGTCAGCTACGACGTCGCCAACACCCTCGACGACGACCCGACGACCGCCTGGCGCTGCGACGGCTCGGCGCGCAACGAGTCGATCACGTTCACCCTCCCCGCGGGGAC
The DNA window shown above is from Marmoricola sp. OAE513 and carries:
- a CDS encoding NAD-dependent epimerase/dehydratase family protein, which codes for MSKVDVLVAGGGGFIGGHLVADLLSQGLTVRSVDVKPMEEWYQVHEGVENVVADLSKLDNAQEATAGADEVYLLAADMGGMGFIENNKALCMLTVLTSTHLLEAARDQNVQRLFFSSSACVYAAGKQTDPNVTALVEADAYPAMPEDGYGWEKLFTERMCRHFEEDFGLTTRVARYHNVYGPNGTWTGGREKAPAATCRKIATAAITGNHTIDIWGDGEQTRSFMYIDDCVKGSQMILKGDSNEPVNLGSDELVTINQLVDIVENIAGIKCERNYDLTAPQGVRGRNSDNTLIKEIYDWAPSITLADGLAKTYAWVYDEVKRSLG
- the gmd gene encoding GDP-mannose 4,6-dehydratase, with product MKRALITGITGQDGSYLAELLLEKGYEVHGLVRRSSSMNRGRIDHLHKNPALRLHYGDLTDGVGLVNLIRDHRPDEVYNLGAQSHVKVSFEMPDYTASTNSIGTLNLLEAIRAAGLDCRFYQASTSEMFGSTAPPQNEESKFHPRSPYGASKLQAHWVTVNYREAYGLFAVSGILFNHESPRRGENFVTRKITKAVAAISAGIQEHVELGNLDAVRDWGFAPEYVEGMWRMLQADEPSDYVLATGIGYTVRDFCEAAFSHAGLEWRDHVKYNDGFERPSEVDALIGDSSRAFTDLGWKAQTTALDLARLMVDSDRKEVERLLDR
- a CDS encoding glycosyltransferase family 4 protein, which produces MRLLIHDFSGHPFQVELSRELARRGHQVTHSYCPAWVSGKGRLEAEPGDTLVIEPVGPSEPIAKDAFVKRVVTESLLGWQLLRQVRRTKADVAMLSNAQIPTLVVFALGMMLLRKPWVLWHQDVYAVAIKAFAGEKLGRGFRLVAALFTIAERWVSRRAAAVVVIADSFVDVHREWGTAHKTTVIPNWAPLDEIFPVDRHNAWSAEQQLDDTRTLLYSGTLGLKHNPALLVGVAAAVRDAGTPVHLVVVNEGPAEAVLRDEAARLDVPLTLLPFQPYERLSEVLGSGDILVVLLEQDAGAFSVPSKTLSYLCAGRPVLGFMPAENLASQLVNDVEGCVLPPNEGSLPAAAAWAASVLADDEELARLGKQSRALAEREFALEGCGNRFEEILVRVTS
- a CDS encoding FkbM family methyltransferase, giving the protein MSLKGKVLNSALMAAYKRGFEIRRHPAARRHKLITARGVDLVLDVGGADGGFGRALRQFGYAGRIVSFEPLAHSYAELSEAIAGDPRWTARNHALGDVAGEAQINVASNSTSSSLLPMQDSHREAEPNVDIVRTETIRVERLDDVAPEFLGTDDTVYLKVDTQGFERQVLAGGPDVLARSVGLQLELSFVSLYEGGMLANEAISLAYDAGFHLEVIEQGWASATGQMLQADGIFFRS
- a CDS encoding class I SAM-dependent methyltransferase; amino-acid sequence: MTSSSPAPALKQRVARVVPASIVGLLDGFLFGIRKRRIRAAQWFFGLFGYNIVKKADYYSVLPVLSEIEATRERWEKPSALTGVEINVAVLEKNLATLADSWEDEFVSVTGDYLANTRKGFGPGYPQFDARTLYYTLRENKPKRYLEIGSGLSTYYTSLAAEKNAAEGSPLKITCIEPYPFDALRTIEGFELVEGFVQDVPLERFEELEAGDVLFIDSSHALKIDSDVAFLFMEALPRVKPGVIVHIHDIHFPYNHPYPADYWLFGERWPVYWQEVMLVQAFLAFNESFEVQLSTPLLRHHNEDFLIERFADYTPVAQDLNPPSSLWLQRTK
- a CDS encoding SDR family oxidoreductase, with product MSTAEPRVVIVTGGSRGLGAGIVRSYLESGDLVATCARSITPEVEGWMSDPATKDRFLWMPADLAKAEDANAFVKAVVAQWKQIDVLINNAGVARDGIHSMFSDDDIDTVVDLNIKGTLYVSRAVAKRMLARRSGSIVNISSIVGLSGYRGLATYSATKAALDGLTRALSRELGSRGIVVNGIAPGYLKTEMSHGLDADQLNQIVRRTPAGRLGDPEDIARVCQFLTAPGNGYLTGQVIVVDGGLTS
- a CDS encoding sulfurtransferase, yielding MSRESALVTADWVAENLDNPSVVLIEVDEDTTSYDRSHIRGAIKLDWTTDLQDQVRRDFVSKSQFEALLSEKGVSNDHTVVLYGGNNNWFAAYAYWYFKLYGHEDVKLLDGGRKKWELDARELTDEPVKLEPTTYTAKDQDLSIRAFRDEAVAAIGVHNLVDVRSPDEYAGRLLAPAHLPQEQSQRAGHVPTSINVPWSKAANDDGTFRSDAELKEIYGEAGLDDSKDTIALCRIGERSSHTWFVLKELLGHENVKNYDGSWTEYGSLVGVPIALGDEPGEA
- a CDS encoding DUF1416 domain-containing protein — encoded protein: MCGATAGGLSLDGIDVAKEAIIQGQVTRGGEPVGSAYVRLLDKTGEFTAEVPTSATGHFRFFAGPGDWTLRTLAPQSDPVDNTVTAAIGVVSELEIAL
- a CDS encoding DUF4395 family protein; translation: MSTTPNEIDPRGPRFTAGVTLVLFAAVLLTAPSTAAVVLLAVQTAFFAIGAGRGVQFTPTAYVFKKLIRPRLSAPSHLEDARPPRFAQTVGLVFTVVALGGFLADLDTLGFVFSAFALAAAFLNSVFGFCLGCEMYLLIQRLRQGASRNTHASTHDSTNAAANKEEVTA